One stretch of Skermanella mucosa DNA includes these proteins:
- a CDS encoding TRAP transporter permease, whose translation MRRKAATALAVAVGAFILYTSAFGPYESLVQRAIFLALVVCLGLLVYPLGEGRRWRPAGIAVDLALAAVTVFACGYIVVNYADIMSALPWATPLDMALTAGLVLTILELSRRAIGWVFPGLVTLGLAYALFGDAIPGRLGHRGFDQAFVTETLFLGDLGIWGMLLGVAATTIAAFVLFGSLLLHTGGGQAFIDLAMRVGGRSPGGAAKIATIASGLFGMVSGSAVANVATTGNFTIPMMKRLGYPPAFAAAVEAVASTGGQIAPPILGAAAFVMAEILGTSYLTIAVAALLPAIFFYAAVFATVHVVAVQRGLRIVPDEELPSWPSILAPRRMLPIAAALGGLFFGILTGRSIQTAAFFGIVGLLAGFVATRAGVDRPRDIAARIVEGLGDAGRGLVIIGVLLAGAQILVSMINMTGIGVTLSSLIVAVAGNSLFLVALIVAGVCLVMGMGIPTTAAYVLVAAVLAPALVAAGVEPLVAHMFVFYFATISVITPPVCVAVFVASGIAQTNWMPVAVEAVRLAAVTYMIPFMFFLYPGMLGFGGAMQIAEAAVSGLILVVATSCLLGGMRIFARRVLDTAFFVAVGALAILPWWIGPILAGVMLVLAFGMGRRPVPLAAGRG comes from the coding sequence ATGAGACGGAAGGCAGCGACCGCGCTGGCCGTGGCGGTGGGCGCGTTCATCCTCTACACCTCGGCGTTCGGCCCCTACGAGAGCCTGGTCCAGCGGGCGATCTTCCTTGCCCTGGTCGTCTGCCTCGGGCTGCTGGTCTATCCGCTGGGGGAGGGGCGCCGCTGGCGTCCCGCCGGCATCGCCGTCGATCTCGCCCTGGCGGCGGTCACCGTCTTCGCGTGCGGCTACATCGTGGTGAACTATGCCGACATCATGTCGGCCCTGCCCTGGGCGACCCCGCTCGACATGGCGCTGACGGCGGGGCTCGTGCTGACCATCCTGGAGCTGTCGCGCCGCGCGATCGGATGGGTCTTCCCGGGACTGGTGACGCTCGGACTCGCGTATGCCCTGTTCGGCGACGCGATTCCCGGCCGGCTGGGTCATCGCGGCTTCGACCAGGCCTTCGTGACCGAGACCCTGTTCCTGGGCGATCTGGGGATCTGGGGCATGCTGCTGGGCGTCGCGGCCACCACGATCGCCGCCTTCGTCCTGTTCGGCAGCCTGCTTCTGCATACCGGCGGCGGACAGGCCTTCATCGATCTGGCCATGCGGGTCGGCGGCCGCAGTCCGGGGGGCGCCGCCAAGATCGCGACCATCGCCTCCGGCCTGTTCGGCATGGTCAGCGGCAGCGCCGTCGCCAACGTCGCCACGACGGGCAACTTCACGATCCCGATGATGAAGCGCCTGGGCTATCCGCCGGCCTTCGCGGCCGCGGTGGAAGCGGTCGCCTCCACCGGCGGGCAGATCGCGCCGCCGATCCTGGGCGCCGCCGCCTTCGTCATGGCCGAGATCCTGGGCACCAGCTACCTGACCATCGCGGTCGCCGCCCTGCTGCCCGCGATCTTCTTCTACGCCGCCGTGTTCGCCACCGTCCATGTGGTGGCGGTCCAGCGGGGCCTGCGGATCGTGCCGGACGAGGAATTGCCGTCCTGGCCGTCGATCCTCGCCCCGCGCCGGATGCTGCCGATCGCCGCCGCCCTGGGCGGCCTCTTCTTCGGCATCCTGACCGGACGCTCGATCCAGACCGCGGCCTTCTTCGGAATCGTCGGGCTGCTGGCCGGATTCGTGGCGACCCGGGCGGGGGTCGACCGGCCGCGCGACATCGCCGCCCGCATCGTCGAGGGCCTGGGCGACGCCGGCCGCGGGCTGGTGATCATCGGCGTTCTGCTGGCCGGGGCGCAGATCCTGGTATCGATGATCAACATGACCGGAATCGGCGTCACCCTGTCCTCGCTGATCGTCGCCGTCGCGGGCAACTCGCTCTTCCTGGTCGCGCTGATCGTCGCGGGCGTCTGCCTGGTCATGGGGATGGGCATTCCGACCACCGCGGCCTACGTGCTGGTCGCGGCGGTGCTGGCGCCGGCGCTGGTCGCCGCCGGGGTGGAGCCGCTGGTCGCGCACATGTTCGTGTTCTATTTCGCGACCATCTCGGTGATCACGCCGCCGGTCTGCGTCGCCGTCTTCGTCGCCTCCGGGATCGCGCAGACGAACTGGATGCCGGTCGCGGTCGAGGCGGTCCGCCTGGCGGCGGTGACCTACATGATCCCGTTCATGTTCTTCCTGTATCCCGGAATGCTGGGCTTCGGCGGCGCGATGCAGATCGCCGAGGCCGCCGTGTCGGGGCTGATCCTGGTGGTCGCCACCTCCTGCCTGCTGGGCGGCATGCGGATCTTCGCCCGGCGGGTGCTGGACACGGCGTTCTTCGTGGCCGTCGGGGCGCTGGCGATCCTGCCCTGGTGGATCGGTCCGATCCTGGCGGGCGTGATGCTCGTCCTGGCGTTCGGCATGGGGCGGCGGCCGGTCCCCCTGGCGGCCGGGCGCGGATGA
- a CDS encoding TAXI family TRAP transporter solute-binding subunit gives MLLKKVLLASAVAASMLLAGGVAQAQGGGKLLIGSTSASSSQYGYFVSLAKLINDQVPGVEASVVETGATVDNLRRIARDQIDLGLVTTNVGQHAYAGERDFKGRPIDNRLLWVYSVAPQNVVVRADAGVDSLAGLEGKRFNPGIRGSATEQTTEAVLEALGISPDLVRGSTTDVVDMIKDNRLVGYAKSGVGSKLDASSLDISTLTPVKVLSLTGEQAEILRKGSPDISVIEIPAGAADGVPAYTTWSFGLAVHASPGMDEETAYRITKAAMEDTTVQANALADLKGVDLTELTMENGTVPLHPGAARYFREKGVEIPDAIRPKS, from the coding sequence ATGCTGCTCAAGAAGGTCCTGCTCGCATCCGCCGTGGCGGCTTCCATGCTGCTGGCGGGCGGCGTCGCCCAAGCCCAGGGCGGGGGGAAGCTGCTGATCGGCTCGACTTCCGCCTCGTCCAGCCAGTACGGCTATTTCGTGTCGCTCGCCAAGCTGATCAACGACCAGGTGCCGGGGGTCGAGGCGTCGGTCGTCGAGACGGGCGCCACCGTCGACAACCTGCGCCGGATCGCGCGCGATCAGATCGACCTGGGGCTGGTCACCACCAATGTCGGCCAGCACGCCTATGCCGGCGAACGGGACTTCAAGGGCCGGCCGATCGACAACCGCCTGCTGTGGGTCTATTCGGTGGCGCCCCAGAACGTCGTGGTCCGCGCCGACGCGGGCGTGGACAGCCTGGCCGGACTGGAGGGCAAGCGGTTCAATCCCGGCATCCGGGGTTCGGCGACCGAACAGACCACCGAAGCGGTCTTGGAGGCGCTCGGCATCTCCCCCGACCTTGTCCGCGGCTCGACCACCGACGTGGTCGACATGATCAAGGACAATCGCCTGGTCGGCTACGCCAAGTCGGGCGTCGGCAGCAAGCTGGACGCGTCCAGCCTGGACATCTCCACGCTGACGCCGGTCAAGGTGCTGTCGCTGACCGGGGAGCAGGCGGAGATCCTGCGGAAAGGAAGCCCCGACATCTCGGTGATCGAGATCCCGGCCGGTGCGGCCGACGGCGTTCCGGCCTACACGACCTGGAGCTTCGGCCTGGCGGTCCACGCCTCCCCCGGCATGGACGAGGAGACGGCATACCGGATCACCAAGGCGGCCATGGAGGACACCACGGTGCAGGCCAACGCCCTGGCCGACCTGAAGGGCGTCGACCTGACCGAACTGACCATGGAGAACGGCACCGTTCCGCTTCACCCCGGAGCGGCCCGCTATTTCCGGGAGAAGGGCGTCGAGATCCCCGACGCGATCAGGCCGAAGTCGTGA
- a CDS encoding AtuA-related protein, with the protein MPETATPGEPSSGTVTVPLHAVAHARTGDKGNRLNASVIAFRPELFAPLVEQVTEDRVRALFAHRCPGRISRHVLPNLGALNFVIDDVLDGGVNQSLNLDGHGKTLSFLLLTLTVEIPEGLLSGTG; encoded by the coding sequence ATGCCTGAGACCGCGACGCCGGGCGAACCGTCCTCCGGAACGGTTACGGTCCCGCTGCATGCCGTGGCCCACGCCAGGACCGGCGACAAGGGGAACCGGCTCAACGCGAGCGTCATCGCCTTCAGGCCGGAACTGTTCGCCCCCCTCGTCGAGCAGGTCACCGAGGATCGGGTACGCGCCCTGTTCGCCCACCGATGCCCGGGGAGGATCAGCCGCCACGTGCTGCCGAACCTGGGAGCCTTGAACTTCGTGATCGACGACGTGCTCGACGGCGGGGTCAACCAGAGCTTGAACCTCGACGGCCACGGCAAGACGCTGTCGTTCCTGCTGCTGACCCTGACGGTCGAGATCCCGGAGGGCCTGCTGTCGGGAACGGGCTGA
- a CDS encoding acyclic terpene utilization AtuA family protein, with amino-acid sequence MEADVFRIGSGAGFSGDRLDAPGPVVDTLIAAGGPSAIIFETLGERTLALAQLARRSGGAGWEPLLELLLEPVLARCVRNGVRIIGNFGAADPAGAARLIAEIAARQGVGQARIAVVRGDDLLESAETVALLESVRCEPPLDGRPVAANLYLGARAIAEALDAGADIVVTGRVADPALALGPLVHHFGWDWDDWDRLAAGTLAGHLLECGAQVSGGYFADPGRKDVPDAHDIGFPIAEMTADGGFTITKAAGTGGCVTPATVKEQILYEVHDPAGYLTPDVVLDITGVTVEQVGPDRVAVAGARGRPRPETLKATVCYEGGWLGEGEISYAGPNAAARARLALDVLARRIPPGCAWRGDIIGVTSVFGDDAGRRLDGHAGAAGDDVRVRLAVAAPDRRSAERGAQEVLALYTCGPAGGGGVRTSVRPRINTASAYLPRAAVEARFTMLETSHA; translated from the coding sequence TTGGAAGCGGACGTGTTCAGGATCGGCAGCGGCGCCGGCTTCTCGGGCGATCGGCTCGACGCCCCGGGCCCGGTGGTCGACACGCTGATCGCGGCAGGCGGCCCCTCGGCGATCATCTTCGAGACCCTGGGCGAGCGGACCCTGGCGCTGGCGCAGCTGGCGCGCCGGAGCGGCGGCGCCGGCTGGGAGCCGTTGCTTGAACTTCTGCTGGAGCCGGTGCTCGCCCGCTGCGTCCGGAACGGGGTCCGCATCATCGGCAATTTCGGGGCGGCCGATCCGGCCGGCGCGGCGCGGCTGATCGCGGAGATCGCCGCGCGCCAGGGGGTCGGGCAGGCGCGGATCGCCGTGGTCCGGGGCGACGACCTGCTGGAGAGCGCCGAGACCGTCGCCCTGCTGGAGAGCGTGCGTTGCGAGCCGCCGCTCGACGGCCGCCCCGTCGCGGCGAACCTCTATCTCGGCGCCCGCGCCATCGCGGAGGCGCTGGACGCCGGGGCGGACATCGTCGTCACCGGCAGGGTCGCCGATCCGGCGCTGGCGCTGGGGCCGCTGGTCCATCATTTCGGCTGGGACTGGGACGACTGGGACCGGCTCGCCGCCGGCACGCTGGCGGGGCACCTGCTCGAGTGCGGTGCCCAGGTGTCGGGCGGGTACTTCGCGGATCCCGGCCGCAAGGACGTTCCCGACGCCCATGATATCGGTTTCCCCATCGCCGAGATGACTGCGGACGGCGGCTTCACGATCACCAAGGCGGCCGGCACCGGCGGCTGCGTGACCCCGGCGACGGTGAAGGAGCAGATCCTCTACGAGGTCCACGATCCGGCCGGCTACCTGACGCCGGACGTGGTGCTGGACATCACCGGCGTCACGGTCGAGCAGGTCGGTCCGGACCGGGTGGCCGTCGCCGGCGCGCGCGGGCGGCCCCGGCCGGAAACCCTTAAGGCGACCGTCTGCTACGAGGGCGGCTGGCTGGGCGAGGGCGAAATCTCCTATGCCGGACCGAACGCGGCGGCCCGCGCCCGCCTCGCCCTGGACGTGCTGGCCCGGCGGATACCGCCGGGCTGCGCCTGGCGCGGTGACATCATCGGCGTCACCAGCGTGTTCGGCGACGATGCCGGACGTCGCCTGGACGGGCATGCCGGGGCCGCCGGCGACGATGTCCGGGTCAGGCTGGCGGTCGCCGCTCCCGACCGCCGGTCGGCCGAGCGGGGCGCGCAGGAGGTCCTGGCCCTCTATACCTGCGGTCCGGCCGGCGGCGGCGGCGTGCGGACCTCGGTCCGCCCGCGCATCAACACCGCCTCCGCCTACCTGCCGCGCGCGGCGGTCGAAGCCCGTTTCACCATGCTGGAGACGTCCCATGCCTGA
- a CDS encoding LysR family transcriptional regulator, with product MKNNVTLRQLEAFLAIAATGSFHEAAEQVGLSQPAVSLSIQRLEEAVGARLLDRTTRTVSLSPEGREFEQVARTLVNDWAAAFSGIHDLITKRRGRVAVATLPSVAASLLPRAVAGFSTEYPGIDVVVRDVLADEVLDLVKSGKADLGISVDPGETEGLSFEPLLTDRFVALLPGGHGLLEQPRLDWADLAAYPVIAMSRTTSVRQHLDRLQGHGVRRLDFRYEVDHLATVAGMVAAGLGVSALPSLCLPVVLRGGLAWRPLGGPVVDRRMGVIRRARSSLSVAAGAFGQAVRTAMADPAGLGPGHPEMTIHEIGS from the coding sequence ATGAAAAACAATGTCACGCTGCGGCAGCTCGAGGCCTTCCTGGCGATCGCCGCCACCGGCAGCTTCCACGAGGCGGCGGAACAGGTCGGCCTGTCCCAACCGGCGGTGAGCCTGTCGATCCAGCGCCTGGAGGAGGCGGTCGGCGCCCGGTTGCTCGACCGCACCACCCGGACGGTTTCGCTCAGCCCCGAGGGGCGGGAGTTCGAGCAGGTCGCGCGCACGCTGGTCAATGACTGGGCCGCCGCCTTCTCGGGAATCCACGACCTGATCACCAAGCGGCGCGGGCGGGTCGCGGTGGCGACGCTGCCCTCGGTCGCCGCATCGCTGCTGCCGCGGGCCGTGGCGGGCTTCTCCACGGAATATCCCGGCATCGACGTGGTCGTCCGCGACGTCCTGGCCGACGAGGTCCTCGATCTCGTCAAGTCGGGCAAAGCCGACCTCGGCATCTCCGTCGATCCGGGGGAGACCGAGGGCCTGAGCTTCGAGCCGCTGCTGACCGACCGGTTCGTCGCCCTGCTGCCCGGCGGGCACGGGCTCCTGGAACAGCCCCGGCTGGACTGGGCCGACCTGGCCGCCTACCCGGTGATCGCCATGTCCCGCACGACCAGCGTGCGTCAGCATCTGGACAGGCTCCAGGGTCACGGCGTGCGGCGGCTGGACTTCCGGTACGAGGTCGATCACCTGGCCACCGTGGCGGGAATGGTGGCGGCCGGGCTGGGCGTGTCCGCCCTGCCCTCGCTTTGCCTTCCGGTGGTGCTGCGCGGCGGCTTGGCCTGGCGGCCGCTCGGCGGGCCGGTGGTCGACCGGCGCATGGGCGTGATCCGGCGGGCCAGGAGCTCGCTGTCGGTCGCGGCCGGAGCCTTCGGGCAGGCGGTCCGGACGGCCATGGCCGATCCCGCCGG